Proteins from one Atribacteraceae bacterium genomic window:
- the thrS gene encoding threonine--tRNA ligase: MAPKNALAAITKDGQVVDLDRSTEDTVAWVTFEEERGKEIYWHTTSHVMAQAVKRLFPDAKVTIGPAIEQGFYYDFDVPRPFTEEDLAKITLVMKDIIRENIPIKRLEMSREEAVKIFREQEEDYKVELIEEIPDATVSLYRQGEFIDLCRGPHLPSTGTIKAFKLLKVSGAYWRGREDNPMLQRIYGISFDSKDKLKEYLHFLEEARKRDHRKLGRELGLFSLHEEGPGFPFFHPKGMVVINTLLELWRREHTRQGYLEIKTPIVLDRSLWERSGHWDHYRDNMYFTRIDNRDFAVKPMNCPGGILVYQSRLHSYREFPLRIAELGLVHRHELSGVLHGLMRVRCFTQDDAHIYMEPQQATREILNVIRLAEHLYRLFDFQYEVELSTRPEHSMGTDETWELATRSLVDALTQAELPYRMNEGDGAFYGPKIDFHLKDSLGRRWQCGTIQLDFSMPEKFDLNYIAEDGAKHRPVMVHRTILGSIERFLGILIEHYAGAFPVWLSPVQVVVLPVAERHLEHAFALSRRIREAGIRVDSNPENATLGSKIRKAQLEKIPYVLVVGDRETETGEVSVRDRREGDLGNMTVETFVDIVFKHYPQPLGQN, translated from the coding sequence ATGGCACCGAAAAATGCTCTGGCTGCGATCACGAAAGATGGACAGGTGGTCGATCTTGACCGTTCAACGGAGGATACTGTCGCCTGGGTCACGTTTGAAGAGGAGCGGGGTAAGGAAATATACTGGCATACTACCTCTCACGTGATGGCCCAGGCGGTGAAGCGCCTTTTCCCGGACGCCAAAGTGACCATCGGACCAGCGATCGAGCAGGGGTTTTATTACGATTTTGACGTTCCCCGCCCGTTTACCGAGGAAGATCTGGCTAAGATCACCTTGGTAATGAAAGATATCATCCGTGAAAATATCCCCATCAAACGTCTGGAAATGAGCCGGGAAGAAGCGGTCAAAATATTTCGGGAACAGGAAGAGGACTACAAAGTCGAGTTGATTGAGGAGATTCCTGACGCAACGGTCAGCCTCTACCGGCAGGGGGAATTCATCGACCTGTGCCGGGGGCCGCATCTCCCCTCGACCGGGACGATCAAAGCCTTCAAACTCCTGAAGGTGTCCGGCGCCTACTGGCGGGGCCGGGAAGACAATCCCATGCTCCAGCGCATCTACGGAATTTCCTTTGATTCCAAGGACAAACTGAAAGAATACCTCCATTTCCTGGAAGAAGCCAGGAAACGGGATCATCGGAAATTGGGTCGGGAACTGGGTCTGTTCAGCCTGCACGAAGAAGGGCCGGGTTTTCCCTTTTTCCATCCGAAGGGCATGGTAGTGATCAATACGCTACTCGAACTGTGGCGAAGGGAACACACCCGCCAGGGCTATCTGGAGATCAAGACCCCGATCGTCCTTGACCGGTCTCTCTGGGAACGGTCCGGGCATTGGGATCACTACCGGGACAATATGTATTTTACCCGGATCGATAACCGGGATTTTGCCGTGAAACCGATGAACTGCCCCGGCGGCATCCTGGTGTACCAGAGCCGCCTACACAGCTATCGGGAATTCCCTTTGCGGATTGCTGAACTCGGGCTCGTACACCGTCACGAGTTGTCCGGGGTTCTACACGGTCTGATGCGGGTCCGTTGTTTCACCCAGGATGATGCCCATATTTATATGGAGCCTCAGCAGGCCACTAGGGAAATTCTCAACGTCATCCGGCTGGCTGAACATCTGTACCGGTTGTTTGATTTTCAGTATGAGGTAGAACTCTCCACCCGCCCCGAACATTCGATGGGGACGGACGAGACGTGGGAGCTGGCGACCCGGTCACTGGTTGACGCCCTTACTCAAGCCGAACTACCCTACCGGATGAACGAGGGTGATGGGGCATTTTACGGACCGAAAATCGATTTTCACCTGAAAGACAGCCTGGGGCGCCGCTGGCAGTGCGGAACCATCCAGCTCGACTTCTCCATGCCGGAAAAGTTCGACCTCAACTATATTGCCGAGGACGGTGCCAAACATCGCCCGGTGATGGTTCACCGCACCATCTTGGGGAGTATCGAGCGCTTTCTGGGAATTCTTATTGAACATTACGCCGGTGCGTTTCCGGTGTGGCTGTCCCCAGTACAGGTCGTAGTCCTACCGGTCGCCGAAAGACACCTGGAGCATGCGTTTGCCCTGTCCAGGCGGATCCGCGAGGCGGGAATCCGGGTGGACAGTAATCCCGAAAACGCCACCTTGGGATCGAAAATCCGCAAAGCCCAGTTGGAGAAAATCCCCTATGTCCTGGTGGTGGGTGACCGGGAGACGGAAACTGGGGAAGTGAGTGTGCGAGACCGCCGGGAGGGTGATCTGGGAAACATGACGGTCGAGACGTTTGTCGATATAGTGTTTAAACACTATCCCCAGCCCCTGGGTCAGAACTGA